In Phragmites australis chromosome 24, lpPhrAust1.1, whole genome shotgun sequence, the following are encoded in one genomic region:
- the LOC133907917 gene encoding U-box domain-containing protein 70-like isoform X1, with translation MARCKLNSFSISSFASDEVDYLDLLSLHGDSSAEHSASRSEFLSALSNGLKMSPTEHVQCLAPHGDLAEMNFDADLQDRLQKALDEIVRLKKENFEESCQRRQVEKELLVVHKKAKKLQEYLLKELKHLKETEEARATDQHLIQKLRKEIELLKIQRDEYLEKFCQASEQMLLQPSEAAKEAHEKGKHEMEILREKISLLKIHRDEYLAKFQEANEPKLALVECVSDTDCDTNALENDLEAYRCTLDSVQKEYSRLRPERGSAGRYPEKHSQFSLAELQLATENFSESLKIGEGGYGHVYKGSICDTTVAIKILRHNENLQGLLQFQREVLILSNVRHPHLVSLIGTCDEVSALVYEYLPNGSLEDRLSCKGDTPALTWQVRTRIIGEICSALIFLHSHKPKPVVHGDLKPSNILLDADLASKLGDFGIARFLVPSETSTMVHLTDHPIGTMFYSDPEYIAHGELTPGSDIFSFGIIILRLLTGRHPKEIVKRVENAMINDELHTIIDRSAGEWPFVQVQQLARIGMRCTAEKRRRRADLVTDVWPVIEPMMKSASLSTCPSTSSSIQDESGVPHYFLCPILQKVMKNPHIAADGFTYEAEAIKDWFEAHDTSPMTNLALPNRATIPNSALSSAIQEHLQRGA, from the exons ATGGCAAG GTGCAAGCTCAACTCTTTCAGCATATCATCATTTGCTTCTGATGAAGTGGACTACTTAGATTTGTTGTCTTTGCATGGGGATAGCAGTGCCGAGCATAGTGCTTCTAGGTCTGAATTTCTGTCAGCTCTCTCAAATGGCTTGAAGATGTCCCCAACAGAACATGTTCAGTGTCTGGCACCTCACGGAGATCTG GCAGAGATGAATTTCGACGCTGATTTGCAAGATAGACTTCAAAAGGCCTTAGATGAAATTGTGAGATTGAAGAAAGAAAACTTTGAAGAATCTTGCCAACGTCGACAAGTTGAGAAGGAGCTCCTAGTTGTCCACAAGAAA GCTAAGAAATTGCAGGAGTACCTCTTAAAAGAGCTGAAGCATTTGAAAGAAACTGAGGAAGCTCGTGCCACAGATCAGCACTTGATACAAAAACTGAGGAAGGAGATCGAATTGCTAAAGATCCAGCGTGATGAATATCTTGAAAAATTCTGTCAAGCAAGTGAGCAGATGTTGCTCCAACCCTCAGAAGCAGCTAAGGAAGCTCATGAAAAGGGTAAACATGAGATGGAAATATTGAGAGAGAAAATTAGTCTGCTTAAAATCCATCGAGACGAATACCTTGCAAAGTTTCAGGAGGCAAATGAACCAAAGTTAGCATTGGTGGAGTGTGTTTCTGATACTGATTGTGATACTAATGCTCTAGAAAATGACTTGGAAGCATACAGATGCACCCTTGACTCCGTGCAAAAGGAGTACAGCCGGTTGCGACCCGAGAGGGGCAGTGCAGGCAGATATCCTGAAAAGCACTCTCAGTTTTCCTTGGCTGAGCTGCAGTTGGCAACTGAAAATTTCAGCGAGTCACTAAAAATTGGAGAAGGTGGATATGGGCATGTCTACAAGGGCTCTATCTGCGACACCACTGTGGCCATTAAGATTTTACGCCATAATGAGAACCTCCAAGGCTTACTGCAGTTTCAACGAGAG GTTTTGATCCTGAGCAATGTGAGACATCCACATCTTGTCAGTCTCATAGGAACCTGTGATGAAGTGTCAGCTCTTGTGTATGAATATCTACCTAATGGAAGCCTCGAAGACCGCCTTTCCTGCAAGGGTGACACCCCAGCGCTAACATGGCAAGTCCGAACAAGGATCATTGGTGAGATTTGTTCTGCACTAATCTTCCTCCATAGTCATAAGCCAAAGCCGGTTGTCCACGGTGACCTTAAGCCTTCCAACATCCTCCTTGATGCTGATCTAGCGAGCAAGCTTGGAGACTTCGGCATTGCTCGATTTCTTGTCCCGTCCGAAACCAGCACCATGGTCCATCTTACTGACCATCCAATTGGGACAATGTTCTACTCAGACCCAGAGTACATCGCCCACGGTGAGCTGACCCCAGGATCAGACATCTTCTCGTTTGGTATCATCATCCTACGCCTCTTGACAGGGAGACACCCAAAGGAGATTGTGAAGAGAGTGGAGAATGCAATGATCAATGATGAACTGCACACCATCATCGACAGATCTGCCGGTGAGTGGCCCTTTGTGCAAGTGCAGCAGCTTGCGCGAATTGGTATGAGATGCACAGCGGAGAAAAGGAGGCGTCGTGCAGATCTTGTTACTGATGTGTGGCCAGTGATTGAGCCAATGATGAAGAGTGCTTCCTTATCGACATGTCCCtcaacatcttcatcgattCAGGATGAAAGCGGTGTGCCACATTACTTTTTATGCCCAATTTTGCAG AAGGTCATGAAGAATCCACACATCGCGGCGGATGGATTCACCTATGAAGCTGAGGCCATAAAAGACTGGTTTGAAGCCCATGATACATCACCGATGACCAATCTGGCGCTTCCCAACCGTGCTACAATTCCAAACTCCGCGCTTAGCTCAGCCATCCAAGAACATCTTCAGCGTGGGGCATGA
- the LOC133907917 gene encoding U-box domain-containing protein 70-like isoform X2 produces MARCKLNSFSISSFASDEVDYLDLLSLHGDSSAEHSASRSEFLSALSNGLKMSPTEHVQCLAPHGDLAEMNFDADLQDRLQKALDEIVRLKKENFEESCQRRQVEKELLVVHKKAKKLQEYLLKELKHLKETEEARATDQHLIQKLRKEIELLKIQRDEYLEKFCQASEQMLLQPSEAAKEAHEKGKHEMEILREKISLLKIHRDEYLAKFQEANEPKLALVECVSDTDCDTNALENDLEAYRCTLDSVQKEYSRLRPERGSAGRYPEKHSQFSLAELQLATENFSESLKIGEGGYGHVYKGSICDTTVAIKILRHNENLQGLLQFQREVLILSNVRHPHLVSLIGTCDEVSALVYEYLPNGSLEDRLSCKGDTPALTWQVRTRIIGEICSALIFLHSHKPKPVVHGDLKPSNILLDADLASKLGDFGIARFLVPSETSTMVHLTDHPIGTMFYSDPEYIAHGELTPGSDIFSFGIIILRLLTGRHPKEIVKRVENAMINDELHTIIDRSAGEWPFVQVQQLARIGMRCTAEKRRRRADLVTDVWPVIEPMMKSASLSTCPSTSSSIQDESGVPHYFLCPILQVMKNPHIAADGFTYEAEAIKDWFEAHDTSPMTNLALPNRATIPNSALSSAIQEHLQRGA; encoded by the exons ATGGCAAG GTGCAAGCTCAACTCTTTCAGCATATCATCATTTGCTTCTGATGAAGTGGACTACTTAGATTTGTTGTCTTTGCATGGGGATAGCAGTGCCGAGCATAGTGCTTCTAGGTCTGAATTTCTGTCAGCTCTCTCAAATGGCTTGAAGATGTCCCCAACAGAACATGTTCAGTGTCTGGCACCTCACGGAGATCTG GCAGAGATGAATTTCGACGCTGATTTGCAAGATAGACTTCAAAAGGCCTTAGATGAAATTGTGAGATTGAAGAAAGAAAACTTTGAAGAATCTTGCCAACGTCGACAAGTTGAGAAGGAGCTCCTAGTTGTCCACAAGAAA GCTAAGAAATTGCAGGAGTACCTCTTAAAAGAGCTGAAGCATTTGAAAGAAACTGAGGAAGCTCGTGCCACAGATCAGCACTTGATACAAAAACTGAGGAAGGAGATCGAATTGCTAAAGATCCAGCGTGATGAATATCTTGAAAAATTCTGTCAAGCAAGTGAGCAGATGTTGCTCCAACCCTCAGAAGCAGCTAAGGAAGCTCATGAAAAGGGTAAACATGAGATGGAAATATTGAGAGAGAAAATTAGTCTGCTTAAAATCCATCGAGACGAATACCTTGCAAAGTTTCAGGAGGCAAATGAACCAAAGTTAGCATTGGTGGAGTGTGTTTCTGATACTGATTGTGATACTAATGCTCTAGAAAATGACTTGGAAGCATACAGATGCACCCTTGACTCCGTGCAAAAGGAGTACAGCCGGTTGCGACCCGAGAGGGGCAGTGCAGGCAGATATCCTGAAAAGCACTCTCAGTTTTCCTTGGCTGAGCTGCAGTTGGCAACTGAAAATTTCAGCGAGTCACTAAAAATTGGAGAAGGTGGATATGGGCATGTCTACAAGGGCTCTATCTGCGACACCACTGTGGCCATTAAGATTTTACGCCATAATGAGAACCTCCAAGGCTTACTGCAGTTTCAACGAGAG GTTTTGATCCTGAGCAATGTGAGACATCCACATCTTGTCAGTCTCATAGGAACCTGTGATGAAGTGTCAGCTCTTGTGTATGAATATCTACCTAATGGAAGCCTCGAAGACCGCCTTTCCTGCAAGGGTGACACCCCAGCGCTAACATGGCAAGTCCGAACAAGGATCATTGGTGAGATTTGTTCTGCACTAATCTTCCTCCATAGTCATAAGCCAAAGCCGGTTGTCCACGGTGACCTTAAGCCTTCCAACATCCTCCTTGATGCTGATCTAGCGAGCAAGCTTGGAGACTTCGGCATTGCTCGATTTCTTGTCCCGTCCGAAACCAGCACCATGGTCCATCTTACTGACCATCCAATTGGGACAATGTTCTACTCAGACCCAGAGTACATCGCCCACGGTGAGCTGACCCCAGGATCAGACATCTTCTCGTTTGGTATCATCATCCTACGCCTCTTGACAGGGAGACACCCAAAGGAGATTGTGAAGAGAGTGGAGAATGCAATGATCAATGATGAACTGCACACCATCATCGACAGATCTGCCGGTGAGTGGCCCTTTGTGCAAGTGCAGCAGCTTGCGCGAATTGGTATGAGATGCACAGCGGAGAAAAGGAGGCGTCGTGCAGATCTTGTTACTGATGTGTGGCCAGTGATTGAGCCAATGATGAAGAGTGCTTCCTTATCGACATGTCCCtcaacatcttcatcgattCAGGATGAAAGCGGTGTGCCACATTACTTTTTATGCCCAATTTTGCAG GTCATGAAGAATCCACACATCGCGGCGGATGGATTCACCTATGAAGCTGAGGCCATAAAAGACTGGTTTGAAGCCCATGATACATCACCGATGACCAATCTGGCGCTTCCCAACCGTGCTACAATTCCAAACTCCGCGCTTAGCTCAGCCATCCAAGAACATCTTCAGCGTGGGGCATGA
- the LOC133907917 gene encoding U-box domain-containing protein 70-like isoform X3: MSPTEHVQCLAPHGDLAEMNFDADLQDRLQKALDEIVRLKKENFEESCQRRQVEKELLVVHKKAKKLQEYLLKELKHLKETEEARATDQHLIQKLRKEIELLKIQRDEYLEKFCQASEQMLLQPSEAAKEAHEKGKHEMEILREKISLLKIHRDEYLAKFQEANEPKLALVECVSDTDCDTNALENDLEAYRCTLDSVQKEYSRLRPERGSAGRYPEKHSQFSLAELQLATENFSESLKIGEGGYGHVYKGSICDTTVAIKILRHNENLQGLLQFQREVLILSNVRHPHLVSLIGTCDEVSALVYEYLPNGSLEDRLSCKGDTPALTWQVRTRIIGEICSALIFLHSHKPKPVVHGDLKPSNILLDADLASKLGDFGIARFLVPSETSTMVHLTDHPIGTMFYSDPEYIAHGELTPGSDIFSFGIIILRLLTGRHPKEIVKRVENAMINDELHTIIDRSAGEWPFVQVQQLARIGMRCTAEKRRRRADLVTDVWPVIEPMMKSASLSTCPSTSSSIQDESGVPHYFLCPILQKVMKNPHIAADGFTYEAEAIKDWFEAHDTSPMTNLALPNRATIPNSALSSAIQEHLQRGA, from the exons ATGTCCCCAACAGAACATGTTCAGTGTCTGGCACCTCACGGAGATCTG GCAGAGATGAATTTCGACGCTGATTTGCAAGATAGACTTCAAAAGGCCTTAGATGAAATTGTGAGATTGAAGAAAGAAAACTTTGAAGAATCTTGCCAACGTCGACAAGTTGAGAAGGAGCTCCTAGTTGTCCACAAGAAA GCTAAGAAATTGCAGGAGTACCTCTTAAAAGAGCTGAAGCATTTGAAAGAAACTGAGGAAGCTCGTGCCACAGATCAGCACTTGATACAAAAACTGAGGAAGGAGATCGAATTGCTAAAGATCCAGCGTGATGAATATCTTGAAAAATTCTGTCAAGCAAGTGAGCAGATGTTGCTCCAACCCTCAGAAGCAGCTAAGGAAGCTCATGAAAAGGGTAAACATGAGATGGAAATATTGAGAGAGAAAATTAGTCTGCTTAAAATCCATCGAGACGAATACCTTGCAAAGTTTCAGGAGGCAAATGAACCAAAGTTAGCATTGGTGGAGTGTGTTTCTGATACTGATTGTGATACTAATGCTCTAGAAAATGACTTGGAAGCATACAGATGCACCCTTGACTCCGTGCAAAAGGAGTACAGCCGGTTGCGACCCGAGAGGGGCAGTGCAGGCAGATATCCTGAAAAGCACTCTCAGTTTTCCTTGGCTGAGCTGCAGTTGGCAACTGAAAATTTCAGCGAGTCACTAAAAATTGGAGAAGGTGGATATGGGCATGTCTACAAGGGCTCTATCTGCGACACCACTGTGGCCATTAAGATTTTACGCCATAATGAGAACCTCCAAGGCTTACTGCAGTTTCAACGAGAG GTTTTGATCCTGAGCAATGTGAGACATCCACATCTTGTCAGTCTCATAGGAACCTGTGATGAAGTGTCAGCTCTTGTGTATGAATATCTACCTAATGGAAGCCTCGAAGACCGCCTTTCCTGCAAGGGTGACACCCCAGCGCTAACATGGCAAGTCCGAACAAGGATCATTGGTGAGATTTGTTCTGCACTAATCTTCCTCCATAGTCATAAGCCAAAGCCGGTTGTCCACGGTGACCTTAAGCCTTCCAACATCCTCCTTGATGCTGATCTAGCGAGCAAGCTTGGAGACTTCGGCATTGCTCGATTTCTTGTCCCGTCCGAAACCAGCACCATGGTCCATCTTACTGACCATCCAATTGGGACAATGTTCTACTCAGACCCAGAGTACATCGCCCACGGTGAGCTGACCCCAGGATCAGACATCTTCTCGTTTGGTATCATCATCCTACGCCTCTTGACAGGGAGACACCCAAAGGAGATTGTGAAGAGAGTGGAGAATGCAATGATCAATGATGAACTGCACACCATCATCGACAGATCTGCCGGTGAGTGGCCCTTTGTGCAAGTGCAGCAGCTTGCGCGAATTGGTATGAGATGCACAGCGGAGAAAAGGAGGCGTCGTGCAGATCTTGTTACTGATGTGTGGCCAGTGATTGAGCCAATGATGAAGAGTGCTTCCTTATCGACATGTCCCtcaacatcttcatcgattCAGGATGAAAGCGGTGTGCCACATTACTTTTTATGCCCAATTTTGCAG AAGGTCATGAAGAATCCACACATCGCGGCGGATGGATTCACCTATGAAGCTGAGGCCATAAAAGACTGGTTTGAAGCCCATGATACATCACCGATGACCAATCTGGCGCTTCCCAACCGTGCTACAATTCCAAACTCCGCGCTTAGCTCAGCCATCCAAGAACATCTTCAGCGTGGGGCATGA
- the LOC133907917 gene encoding U-box domain-containing protein 70-like isoform X4: MNFDADLQDRLQKALDEIVRLKKENFEESCQRRQVEKELLVVHKKAKKLQEYLLKELKHLKETEEARATDQHLIQKLRKEIELLKIQRDEYLEKFCQASEQMLLQPSEAAKEAHEKGKHEMEILREKISLLKIHRDEYLAKFQEANEPKLALVECVSDTDCDTNALENDLEAYRCTLDSVQKEYSRLRPERGSAGRYPEKHSQFSLAELQLATENFSESLKIGEGGYGHVYKGSICDTTVAIKILRHNENLQGLLQFQREVLILSNVRHPHLVSLIGTCDEVSALVYEYLPNGSLEDRLSCKGDTPALTWQVRTRIIGEICSALIFLHSHKPKPVVHGDLKPSNILLDADLASKLGDFGIARFLVPSETSTMVHLTDHPIGTMFYSDPEYIAHGELTPGSDIFSFGIIILRLLTGRHPKEIVKRVENAMINDELHTIIDRSAGEWPFVQVQQLARIGMRCTAEKRRRRADLVTDVWPVIEPMMKSASLSTCPSTSSSIQDESGVPHYFLCPILQKVMKNPHIAADGFTYEAEAIKDWFEAHDTSPMTNLALPNRATIPNSALSSAIQEHLQRGA, encoded by the exons ATGAATTTCGACGCTGATTTGCAAGATAGACTTCAAAAGGCCTTAGATGAAATTGTGAGATTGAAGAAAGAAAACTTTGAAGAATCTTGCCAACGTCGACAAGTTGAGAAGGAGCTCCTAGTTGTCCACAAGAAA GCTAAGAAATTGCAGGAGTACCTCTTAAAAGAGCTGAAGCATTTGAAAGAAACTGAGGAAGCTCGTGCCACAGATCAGCACTTGATACAAAAACTGAGGAAGGAGATCGAATTGCTAAAGATCCAGCGTGATGAATATCTTGAAAAATTCTGTCAAGCAAGTGAGCAGATGTTGCTCCAACCCTCAGAAGCAGCTAAGGAAGCTCATGAAAAGGGTAAACATGAGATGGAAATATTGAGAGAGAAAATTAGTCTGCTTAAAATCCATCGAGACGAATACCTTGCAAAGTTTCAGGAGGCAAATGAACCAAAGTTAGCATTGGTGGAGTGTGTTTCTGATACTGATTGTGATACTAATGCTCTAGAAAATGACTTGGAAGCATACAGATGCACCCTTGACTCCGTGCAAAAGGAGTACAGCCGGTTGCGACCCGAGAGGGGCAGTGCAGGCAGATATCCTGAAAAGCACTCTCAGTTTTCCTTGGCTGAGCTGCAGTTGGCAACTGAAAATTTCAGCGAGTCACTAAAAATTGGAGAAGGTGGATATGGGCATGTCTACAAGGGCTCTATCTGCGACACCACTGTGGCCATTAAGATTTTACGCCATAATGAGAACCTCCAAGGCTTACTGCAGTTTCAACGAGAG GTTTTGATCCTGAGCAATGTGAGACATCCACATCTTGTCAGTCTCATAGGAACCTGTGATGAAGTGTCAGCTCTTGTGTATGAATATCTACCTAATGGAAGCCTCGAAGACCGCCTTTCCTGCAAGGGTGACACCCCAGCGCTAACATGGCAAGTCCGAACAAGGATCATTGGTGAGATTTGTTCTGCACTAATCTTCCTCCATAGTCATAAGCCAAAGCCGGTTGTCCACGGTGACCTTAAGCCTTCCAACATCCTCCTTGATGCTGATCTAGCGAGCAAGCTTGGAGACTTCGGCATTGCTCGATTTCTTGTCCCGTCCGAAACCAGCACCATGGTCCATCTTACTGACCATCCAATTGGGACAATGTTCTACTCAGACCCAGAGTACATCGCCCACGGTGAGCTGACCCCAGGATCAGACATCTTCTCGTTTGGTATCATCATCCTACGCCTCTTGACAGGGAGACACCCAAAGGAGATTGTGAAGAGAGTGGAGAATGCAATGATCAATGATGAACTGCACACCATCATCGACAGATCTGCCGGTGAGTGGCCCTTTGTGCAAGTGCAGCAGCTTGCGCGAATTGGTATGAGATGCACAGCGGAGAAAAGGAGGCGTCGTGCAGATCTTGTTACTGATGTGTGGCCAGTGATTGAGCCAATGATGAAGAGTGCTTCCTTATCGACATGTCCCtcaacatcttcatcgattCAGGATGAAAGCGGTGTGCCACATTACTTTTTATGCCCAATTTTGCAG AAGGTCATGAAGAATCCACACATCGCGGCGGATGGATTCACCTATGAAGCTGAGGCCATAAAAGACTGGTTTGAAGCCCATGATACATCACCGATGACCAATCTGGCGCTTCCCAACCGTGCTACAATTCCAAACTCCGCGCTTAGCTCAGCCATCCAAGAACATCTTCAGCGTGGGGCATGA
- the LOC133908069 gene encoding U-box domain-containing protein 33-like yields MREAWAMDARGEAWENSFAGTGGEKAFVALPEEQTAGGEEEEAEKVFVALPQQHKSGKAVLAWALRHVAAAAAVVVLHVHAPAQMIPMMGTKFHVSKLRPEQVSAYRQHERENVEKHLDEYIHQCSKVKVKCEKLVIENDDVAKGITELVSLHGITKLVMGAAADKHYSRKMKMPKSKTALAVLLKADTSCKIWFVCKEHLISAREAGAPVSRKTPPPPASRSSISNLSEWGGQPNGYASNGVDGHIQRSMSEKVAPASVRTSLRLPSRLSVPTTLSRLSIEDTSRSWDSVPRGSFPSSHQASSTVTDEGFSDSSSFSMPRDDSSEILPSIHAGRDLPNQASYHDQGTLDSNIDIFDKLEEAFTEAEKYQKQAFDESLRRQKAEEELILYRQKANNFEDMSLNEATQRKEVEEALAKANKDIELMKQEMDALKQDRDVIIDKLVKMSEQRATLEQRVNEYCGTVKDLEDMLAASRSLIESQQLGYEKLKHERDNALNDVDELRKEKEKAISWPNLTWNTEFSFSELQQATQNFSDTMKVGEGGFGCVYKGFLRNTTVAIKMLRSHNLQGQSQFQQEVVVLSRVRHPNLVTLMGSCSEASGLVYEFLPNGSLEDRLACENNTPPLTWQVRTRIIAEICSALVFLHSSNPHPVIHGDLKPANILLDANLVSKLSDFGISCLLSKSSTMSTSLYRTTNPRGTFAYMDPEFLTTGELTARSDIYSLGIVILQLVTGKPALGIGRAVEDALEKDELELLIDQSAGEWPFVQAKKLMLLGLQCAELSRRRRPYRMSDVWCVIEPLVKSASLSTAPQSFAHRFVESHTPSYFLCPISQEVMRNPHIAADGFTYEAEVIRGWLHSGRSTSPMTKLPLAHHHLIPNHALHSAIQEYFQQQQQQKSPS; encoded by the exons ATGCGCGAGGCTTGGGCCATGGACGCGAGGGGCGAGGCGTGGGAGAACTCCTTCGCCGGCACCGGGGGCGAGAAGGCGTTCGTGGCGCTTCCGGAGGAGCAGACAgccggcggggaggaggaggaggcggagaagGTGTTCGTGGCGCTTCCGCAGCAGCACAAGAGCGGCAAGGCCGTGCTCGCGTGGGCGCTCCGGCATgtcgcggcggccgccgccgtggtggtgCTGCACGTCCACGCGCCGGCGCAGATGATCCCGATGA TGGGGACTAAGTTTCATGTAAGCAAACTGAGACCAGAACAGGTCAGCGCTTACAGACAGCATGAGAGGGAGAACGTGGAGAAACATTTGGATGAGTACATTCACCAGTGCTCTAAAGTCAAG GTCAAATGCGAGAAACTTGTGATTGAAAATGATGATGTTGCTAAAGGGATTACAGAGCTTGTTTCGCTGCACGGCATCACCAAACTCGTCATGGGAGCAGCTGCTGACAAACACTACTCTAG GAAAATGAAAATGCCCAAGTCCAAGACTGCGCTTGCTGTCCTGCTGAAAGCTGATACTTCATGCAAGATTTGGTTTGTTTGCAAGGAACATCTGATAAGCGCTAG GGAGGCTGGCGCTCCTGTATCTCGCAAAACACCACCACCCCCAGCTAGCAGAAGTTCAATATCCAATTTATCTGAATGGGGTGGACAACCAAACGGATATGCAAGCAATGGGGTTGATGGCCACATTCAGAGGTCGATGTCAGAAAAGGTTGCTCCTGCATCTGTTAGAACATCATTGCGACTACCTTCTCGATTATCTGTACCGACAACTCTTAGCAGGCTAAGCATAGAGGATACCTCCCGTTCGTGGGATAGTGTTCCAAGAGGAAGTTTTCCAAGTTCACACCAAGCATCCTCTACTGTGACTGACGAGGGGTTCAGTGATTCCAGTTCATTTTCAATGCCTAGGGATGATTCCTCTGAAATCCTACCCTCAATACACGCAGGGCGTGATCTTCCAAACCAAGCATCATACCATGATCAG GGCACCTTGGATTCAAATATTGACATATTTGATAAACTTGAAGAAGCCTTCACTGAGGCTGAGAAGTATCAAAAGCAAGCGTTTGATGAGTCCTTGAGGAGACAGAAAGCAGAGGAAGAACTGATTTTGTATCGCCAAAAG GCAAACAATTTTGAGGATATGTCTTTAAACGAGGCCACACAGAGGAAAGAAGTCGAGGAAGCTCTAGCAAAGGCAAATAAGGACATAGAACTAATGAAGCAAGAAATGGATGCACTGAAACAGGACCGGGATGTCATCATCGATAAGCTTGTTAAGATGAGCGAACAAAGGGCAACATTGGAGCAACGAGTCAATGAATATTGTGGCACTGTCAAggatcttgaggatatgttGGCAGCAAGTAGATCCCTTATTGAATCACAGCAATTGGGGTATGAGAAATTAAAGCATGAAAGGGACAATGCACTCAATGATGTAGATGAGCTGcgcaaagagaaagagaaggcaATATCATGGCCGAATTTGACATGGAACACTGAATTCTCTTTCTCAGAGCTGCAGCAGGCAACACAGAATTTCAGTGACACAATGAAGGTTGGTGAAGGTGGATTTGGGTGTGTCTACAAAGGTTTCCTGCGCAACACAACAGTGGCGATTAAGATGCTGCGCTCTCATAACTTACAAGGGCAGTCACAATTTCAGCAAGAG GTTGTTGTTCTTAGTAGGGTGAGGCATCCAAACCTTGTAACACTTATGGGTTCTTGCTCAGAAGCTTCAGGTCTTGTGTATGAGTTCTTACCAAATGGAAGCCTTGAAGACCGTCTAGCCTGCGAAAACAACACACCTCCACTGACATGGCAAGTCCGTACACGGATCATCGCTGAGATATGTTCTGCGCTCGTCTTCCTTCACTCAAGCAACCCTCACCCAGTAATCCACGGTGATCTCAAGCCTGCAAACATTCTCCTTGATGCCAATTTGGTCAGCAAGCTCAGTGACTTTGGCATCTCCTGCCTGTTGAGTAAATCTAGCACAATGTCCACAAGCCTCTACCGAACGACGAACCCAAGGGGGACTTTTGCATACATGGACCCTGAATTTCTTACCACAGGAGAGTTAACAGCACGGTCCGACATATACTCTTTGGGCATTGTCATACTCCAGTTGGTGACTGGGAAGCCAGCTTTAGGCATTGGAAGGGCAGTGGAGGATGCACTTGAGAAAGATGAATTAGAGCTTCTTATTGACCAATCTGCTGGGGAGTGGCCATTTGTGCAGGCCAAGAAGCTGATGCTTCTTGGTCTGCAGTGTGCAGAGCTTAGCAGAAGAAGGCGACCTTATCGTATGAGTGACGTGTGGTGTGTGATCGAGCCCCTGGTGAAGTCAGCTTCGCTGTCAACTGCACCACAGTCCTTTGCACATCGGTTCGTTGAGAGCCACACACCATCCTACTTCTTATGTCCTATTTCTCAG GAGGTCATGAGGAATCCTCATATTGCAGCAGATGGGTTCACTTACGAAGCAGAGGTCATAAGGGGTTGGCTCCACAGTGGGCGCAGCACGTCCCCGATGACAAAATTACCCCTGGCACACCATCATCTCATCCCGAACCATGCTCTTCATTCTGCCATACAGGAATatttccagcagcagcagcagcagaaatCACCATCATAA
- the LOC133908072 gene encoding expansin-B9-like, which translates to MGSLSNIVAVAAVVAALVAGGSCSPPNVPPGPNITTKYDGKWLAARATWYGEPTGSGPADNGGACGIKDVHLPPYSGMISCGNEPIFKDGKGCGSCYEIKCKAPEECSNKPVVVFITDMNYEHISSYHFDLSGKAFGAMAKPGLNDKLIHRGIIDMEFRRVRCKYPPGQKIWFHVEKFSNPNYLAVLVKFVADDGDIVQMDLKEKASPEWRPMKQSWGAIWRMDSAKPLKGPFSIRLTSESGKKLVATDVIPANFIENAVYKSNIQF; encoded by the exons ATGGGATCCCTCTCGAACATCGTGGCCGTGGCCGCCGTCGTCGCGGCGCTCGTCGCCGGCGGGTCGTGCTCGCCCCCCAACGTTCCGCCCGGCCCCAACATCACGACCAAATACGACGGCAAGTGGCTCGCCGCCAGGGCCACCTGGTACGGCGAGCCCACCGGCTCCGGGCCCGCCGACAACGGCGGCGCCTGCGGGATCAAGGACGTGCACCTGCCACCCTACAGCGGCATGATTTCCTGCGGCAACGAACCCATCTTCAAGGACGGCAAGGGGTGCGGTTCCTGCTACGAG ATCAAATGCAAGGCGCCAGAGGAGTGCTCCAACAAGCCGGTGGTGGTGTTCATCACCGACATGAACTACGAGCACATCTCCTCCTACCACTTCGACCTCAGCGGCAAGGCCTTCGGCGCCATGGCCAAGCCCGGCCTCAACGACAAGCTCATCCACCGCGGCATCATCGACATGGAGTTCAGGAG ggtgCGTTGCAAGTACCCTCCCGGGCAGAAGATCTGGTTCCACGTTGAGAAGTTTTCGAACCCGAACTACCTGGCGGTGCTGGTTAAGTTCGTAGCGGACGACGGCGACATCGTGCAGATGGACCTCAAGGAGAAGGCGTCGCCGGAGTGGAGGCCGATGAAGCAGTCGTGGGGCGCCATCTGGAGGATGGACAGCGCCAAGCCGCTCAAGGGCCCCTTCTCCATCCGCCTCACCAGCGAGTCCGGCAAGAAGCTCGTCGCCACCGACGTCATCCCGGCGAACTTCATAGAAAACGCCGTCTACAAGTCCAACATCCAGTTCTAG